CAGCTTCAAGAGTGGCGGACATCACAAGAATTTTGATGTCCCGGCCGAGCTCTTGCAGTTCGCGCAAAAGGCCGAGCGCAAGATCGACATGCATGGATCTTTCGTGGAACTCATCGAGGATCACAAGATCGACATCAGAAAGTTCCGGGTCTTCGATCATCTGTCTTGCTAACAGAGCTTCGGTCATAAAAATCAAACGCGTTTGCGCGGACGTTTTATTTGCGAAACGCACTTGATAGCCGATTTCTTTTCCGACCTGCCAGCCCTGTTCCTCGGCAATACGGTGGGCCGCGGCGATGGCCGCCATACGGCGCGGCTCAAGCACAACGATTTTACGGGGAACGACTTGCAACAATGCAGGAGGCAGGCGAGTGGTTTTTCCGGCCCCTGGTGCGGCGGTGATAACCAAATTTCTTCCCTGACGAAGTTCTTCGCTGATTTGCGGAATAAAGCTGTCGACAGGAAGGGAGATCAAAGAACTCATTATGCGGGATACATCAAGAGCATGAACTCCGCTTTTTCAAACGGCAGTCCCGAGATGATTTTTTCAATGGCGCCTTCAAGGATGGTTTCATCCTCTTGCGACAAGTTGAGGGTTAATAAGAATTTTCTTTGCGGAAAATGTTCTTTCATATCGTTTAAGGTTTTTTTCAAACGATAGGGTGTATCCATAATAATCACGGCGCGCTTTTCTTTCGTGAGTTCGCGCAGAGCTTTACCGCGGGCTTCTGTTTCCGCAGGTAAAAAGCCGCGAAAGACAAACTCATCCAAACGCTGGCCGCTTAAAGAAAGAAGACCCATCAAAGAGGAAGCGCCCAGAACGGATTTAACGGCAATTCCTTTTTGACGGCATAAACGTACAAGGTCTGCACCGGGATCGCAGAAGCCTGGTGTTCCGCAATCGGTCACTAATGCGACATTCTTTTCCGCGCACAAAGGAACCAAAGCGGCTTTGTCTTCGGGTTTGGAATGTTCATCCAGAATTTCGTAAGTTTTTCCGGAAATGCCATGGGCGCGCAAAAGTTTGGAGGCTTCCTTCGTGCTCTCGCAAATAACGACTTCACAGTTTTTTAAAACTTCCAACGCGCGAAGAGTGATTTCACCCACTTCCCCAATGGGAGTCGCAACAAGATAAAGCATTTAAGATTCCTTTTGGTTAAGCAGGAAGTTCATAATCCGCGGAAGATCTTCAGGTGGTTCAGCTTTGCCGGCATGAGTGCTTTCAAAAAAGATCATTTCTACGTGCGGGCAGAACTGTTCAAGATGGCGAAGATTAACGGGTTCATTTTCAAAGAACCAGATGTGCTCATAGCCGCGTTTATCAGCTTCGATAAAATAATCCGTTTTGAATTGGGCATCATCCATACTGCGATGAGGCTTTAAAACGAGATGCGCTTTTTCATGCAAAGGAAAGTCCCATTGCTGAAGAATTTCAAGCGAGCCCACGCCCATGCGTTCGACGTCTCGGCCGGTAAGATAAGCGATTTCAGCTCCGGCTTTATCGACGGCTTGAACAAACTCAATGGCGCCTTCATAAGGATTGTCGAACTGAAGATAGTGGCTGGAAAAAAAGTTTTTTAACCAGTATGCGCGGATGGCTTCTTGAAATTCGGCGTGGTGGCCGTCCAAGCCTGCGCGTTGCAAAGCGCCCGTGATTCCCCAATCAGAACGCAAGGTCTTAATGTCCTTCAACAGAGCGACTTGTTCCGGAAATTTTCTTTTGTTGTAAGGGGAGGCTGCAAAGTCGAGAAGAATTCTTTCCAAGCGCGGGCTAACGTCAAAAAGAGTCGAATCCAAATCGAATACAACCAGACTTTTTTTGTGTTCATTGTGCAGGGTTTGAATCTTTGCAAGGATACGCTCTAGCATATGGGGCCATCTAGCCATACAAGTCTAGTGAAATCAAAGACTTTTCTTGCTCGTGCAAGGCTATTTTCTATAATGAAATTGGAGGCCGACAGCATGAAAAGACTTCTCTCAACGATGGTCCTGTTAGCAGCTATGTTTGCGACGGGATGTCAGTTCAAAAAAGATGCTCTGGGAACGAAAGAAAATCCCATCAAGCTTCATCTTGTTCCTGCGGTGGATGCCAAAGTCCTCGCCGACAATGCCGAAATTCTAAAAACGTACTTAGAAAAACACACGCCTTACAAATACCAAATCACAATTCCACAGTCCTTTGTTGCAGTTGTAGAAGCGTTTGGCACTAAAAGGGCTGATGTCGCGGCGATAAATACCTACGGTTATTATCTTGCGCACAAGCAGTACGGTGTTGAAGCCAAGCTCACAGTTATACGTTACGGCCTTGCGACTTATCAGTCGCAGTTTCTTACTCGCGCCGACAGTAAAATAAAAACTTTGGCGGACCTTGCCGGCAAGAAATTAGCTTTTGTCGATCCCGCTTCAACATCGGGTTATCTTTTGCCGTTAAAAACTTTGAAGGATAAAAAGATCGAGCCTAAAGAAATCGTTTTCGCCATGAAACATGATTCCGTGGTCTCGATGATCTATCAGGGGCAAGTCGACGCCGGAGCTACTTACTACAGCCCTCCGCAGAATGGGAATATCGAAGATGCTCGTCGGATGGTGAAAACGCAGTACCCTGATGTGGAAAAGAAAGTGCGTATCATCGAGTTGTCAGAGCCGATTCCAAACGATCCTATCGTCTTTAGAAAAGACATGCCTGAAGAAATGAAAGAAAAAATCGTTTCAACCCTTCTGGAGTTTGTGAGTACATCCGAGGGCCAAAAATCCTTGGATCTGATGTTAGGGGCAACGAACTTAAAGAAAGCTTCTGACGCCGACTATGACACTGTCCGCGAAATGCTAAAGACTTTATCGCCCGAAGGGAAATAACGTGGCCGATGCGCTGTTGCGGGTTCGCAATTTAACTAAAACTTATGCCAATGGGGTCACGGCCCTGAAGAACGTCTCGCTCGAAGTGCATAAAGGCGAATTTTTGGTGGTGATCGGTCTGAGCGGATCGGGCAAGTCCACGTTGCTTCGCTGTTTAAATCGTCTGCACGAACCCACCTCTGGAGAGATTTTTTTTGAAGGCCGCGAAATCGGAGCTTTGCAAGATAAAAGGGCTATTCGCGCTCTTCGGAAAAAGATCGCGATGATTTTTCAACACTTCAATTTAATTCCCCGTCAAAGTGTTTTGAAAAATGTCTTGATGGGAGTCCTTGCGGAAAAATCGACGTTGCAAAGTATTTTGGGATTGTTTTCCGAAACGGAGAAGAAAGACGCTCTTGCCAATTTGAAACTGGTGGGCATTTCTGAAAAAGCCTCTTTAAGAGCCGATCAGCTTTCCGGCGGACAGAAACAAAGAGTCGCCATTGCGCGCGCATTAACTCAGAAACCGACCTTGCTTTTGGCCGACGAACCGGTGTCTTCCTTAGATCCCGCGACTTGTCGTGTGGTGATGGATTATTTGCGGAAGATCAATCAAGAACTCGGCATTACAGTGATCGCGAATCTGCATTTCTTGTCTTTGGTGCGCATGTATGCGACGCGCGTGATTGCGCTTAAAGACGGAGAAATCGTTTTCACGGGCCGACCGGAAGAAATCACCGAGGAGTGGTTCAAACGTATTTACGGAGAGGACGCCCATGCTTTTTCGCAGAACGATCTTTGACGGTATTCTGTTCGCATTTCTGCTGTCCGTTTTGGCGACGGTCGTAATATCGCCCAGCGAAGAACAGCTGTTGCAATTGGGAACGGTCGCTTTGATCGTCTTTATATTTTTTATTGCCGGTTGCGGTTTGAGTCTGGTGCTTAAAAGATTTCATGTCGTCACGTCGGGG
This region of Bdellovibrio sp. 22V genomic DNA includes:
- the phnC gene encoding phosphonate ABC transporter ATP-binding protein, with the protein product MADALLRVRNLTKTYANGVTALKNVSLEVHKGEFLVVIGLSGSGKSTLLRCLNRLHEPTSGEIFFEGREIGALQDKRAIRALRKKIAMIFQHFNLIPRQSVLKNVLMGVLAEKSTLQSILGLFSETEKKDALANLKLVGISEKASLRADQLSGGQKQRVAIARALTQKPTLLLADEPVSSLDPATCRVVMDYLRKINQELGITVIANLHFLSLVRMYATRVIALKDGEIVFTGRPEEITEEWFKRIYGEDAHAFSQNDL
- a CDS encoding phosphate/phosphite/phosphonate ABC transporter substrate-binding protein, translated to MKRLLSTMVLLAAMFATGCQFKKDALGTKENPIKLHLVPAVDAKVLADNAEILKTYLEKHTPYKYQITIPQSFVAVVEAFGTKRADVAAINTYGYYLAHKQYGVEAKLTVIRYGLATYQSQFLTRADSKIKTLADLAGKKLAFVDPASTSGYLLPLKTLKDKKIEPKEIVFAMKHDSVVSMIYQGQVDAGATYYSPPQNGNIEDARRMVKTQYPDVEKKVRIIELSEPIPNDPIVFRKDMPEEMKEKIVSTLLEFVSTSEGQKSLDLMLGATNLKKASDADYDTVREMLKTLSPEGK
- a CDS encoding HAD family hydrolase, giving the protein MARWPHMLERILAKIQTLHNEHKKSLVVFDLDSTLFDVSPRLERILLDFAASPYNKRKFPEQVALLKDIKTLRSDWGITGALQRAGLDGHHAEFQEAIRAYWLKNFFSSHYLQFDNPYEGAIEFVQAVDKAGAEIAYLTGRDVERMGVGSLEILQQWDFPLHEKAHLVLKPHRSMDDAQFKTDYFIEADKRGYEHIWFFENEPVNLRHLEQFCPHVEMIFFESTHAGKAEPPEDLPRIMNFLLNQKES
- the rsmI gene encoding 16S rRNA (cytidine(1402)-2'-O)-methyltransferase; the protein is MLYLVATPIGEVGEITLRALEVLKNCEVVICESTKEASKLLRAHGISGKTYEILDEHSKPEDKAALVPLCAEKNVALVTDCGTPGFCDPGADLVRLCRQKGIAVKSVLGASSLMGLLSLSGQRLDEFVFRGFLPAETEARGKALRELTKEKRAVIIMDTPYRLKKTLNDMKEHFPQRKFLLTLNLSQEDETILEGAIEKIISGLPFEKAEFMLLMYPA